One Legionella hackeliae DNA segment encodes these proteins:
- the rimP gene encoding ribosome maturation factor RimP gives MIKSEIEQLLKPLIEDLEYELWGCEYLSQGKHSLLRIYIDKENGIGIEDCERVSKQISALLDVEDPISGNYSLEISSPGIPRPLFYKEQYERYIGHDVQIKVFKPINGSRKLSGTIISTDEDTLILKIGDKQLEVQFSQIVKANLTGE, from the coding sequence ATGATAAAAAGCGAAATTGAACAATTATTAAAACCTTTGATAGAAGATTTAGAGTACGAATTATGGGGTTGCGAGTACTTGTCTCAAGGAAAACATTCCCTGCTACGTATTTATATTGATAAAGAGAACGGTATTGGTATTGAAGATTGTGAGCGTGTAAGCAAGCAAATTAGTGCACTGCTGGATGTTGAAGATCCTATTTCTGGGAATTACAGTTTGGAAATATCTTCACCAGGAATTCCTCGTCCTCTTTTTTATAAAGAGCAATATGAAAGATATATAGGCCATGATGTTCAGATCAAAGTATTTAAACCGATAAATGGTAGCCGGAAACTATCTGGTACGATCATTTCGACAGATGAAGATACTTTAATATTGAAAATAGGTGACAAGCAGCTAGAAGTGCAATTTTCCCAAATAGTAAAAGCAAATTTGACAGGCGAGTGA
- the nuoL gene encoding NADH-quinone oxidoreductase subunit L gives MSIQQLCLVIVLAPLVGSVVAGLFRNQIGRVGAHSVTIAGVGISLILSIYVAVEILSGKVDPVNINLYTWANGGDLFPYAFHIGFLIDPLTVVMLVIVNFVSFLVHIYSIGYMVDDDGYQRFFSYISLFTFMMLMLVTANNFLQLFFGWEGVGLVSYLLISFWYQKESAIEGGLKAFLVNRVGDFGFVLGIGMVLAYTGSLDYETVFRSANALTSQTIDIFTGHSWSVITVICLLLFVGAMGKSAQVPLHVWLPESMEGPTPISALIHAATMVTAGVFMIARISPLVELSTTALSTILVIGATGALFTGILAIVMNDIKRVVAYSTLSQLGYMMVAMGASAYSAGMFHLLTHACFKALLFLGAGSVIIGMHHEQDMRKMGGLWNKMPITYITFVIGSLALCALPPFAGFYSKDTIIEAAKLSEIPGSGYAYFCVAVGAMVTAVYTFRALFMTFHGTPRMDEHTLSHLHESPWVVWLPLVLLAIPSLIIGYILYMPMLFDAPSLLGKSLFVLPEHNVLGEIAKEVSSPWKEALHSVTTLTFWITIAGILIAWVCYIAMPQIPVILSQRLSWLYRILVNKYGFDAFNNLVFVRGSKALGRFFYNTGDQKLIDGMIVNGTGRTVRWFAQKGRAIQSGYLYHYATVMVFGLFIFLCWLLLG, from the coding sequence GTGAGTATACAACAACTATGTCTCGTAATTGTTCTCGCACCTCTGGTTGGCTCAGTGGTTGCTGGATTATTTCGCAATCAAATTGGGCGTGTAGGAGCACATTCGGTAACTATTGCCGGCGTGGGTATCTCGTTAATATTGTCCATTTATGTTGCTGTAGAAATTCTTAGCGGAAAAGTTGACCCAGTAAATATAAATTTATACACTTGGGCAAATGGTGGTGATTTATTTCCCTATGCGTTTCATATTGGCTTTTTAATTGACCCATTAACCGTGGTCATGCTGGTCATTGTAAATTTTGTCTCATTTCTTGTGCATATTTACAGTATTGGTTATATGGTTGATGATGATGGCTATCAACGCTTTTTTAGCTATATCTCTTTATTCACATTTATGATGTTAATGTTGGTAACAGCCAATAATTTCTTACAACTATTCTTTGGTTGGGAAGGTGTGGGCTTAGTTTCCTATTTGCTAATCAGTTTTTGGTATCAAAAAGAATCTGCCATCGAAGGTGGCTTAAAAGCATTCCTCGTAAATCGTGTTGGTGATTTCGGATTTGTTTTAGGCATTGGTATGGTTCTGGCTTATACAGGCAGTTTAGATTATGAAACAGTGTTCCGCAGCGCAAATGCATTGACAAGCCAAACGATAGATATTTTCACAGGTCATTCTTGGTCAGTAATTACAGTGATCTGCTTATTACTTTTCGTTGGAGCAATGGGTAAATCTGCTCAAGTTCCCTTGCATGTATGGTTGCCTGAATCCATGGAGGGTCCTACACCAATTTCAGCGCTCATCCATGCAGCAACGATGGTAACCGCGGGTGTTTTCATGATTGCCCGCATTTCGCCATTGGTCGAATTGTCTACTACAGCACTTAGCACCATTTTAGTCATTGGTGCGACTGGTGCTCTATTTACTGGAATACTTGCCATAGTCATGAACGACATTAAGCGAGTAGTGGCATATTCAACGCTGTCTCAATTAGGATATATGATGGTAGCTATGGGTGCTTCAGCTTATAGCGCAGGAATGTTTCATTTACTAACGCACGCCTGTTTTAAAGCGCTATTATTCTTGGGAGCCGGTTCAGTAATCATCGGTATGCACCATGAACAAGATATGCGTAAAATGGGTGGACTTTGGAATAAAATGCCTATTACCTACATTACATTTGTCATCGGTAGTTTAGCGCTTTGTGCCCTGCCTCCTTTTGCTGGTTTTTATTCAAAAGATACCATTATCGAAGCAGCAAAACTTTCAGAAATCCCTGGTAGTGGTTATGCCTATTTCTGTGTGGCAGTCGGTGCTATGGTCACTGCAGTCTATACCTTCCGCGCTTTGTTTATGACATTCCATGGTACGCCAAGAATGGACGAACATACGCTGTCCCATTTACACGAATCACCATGGGTCGTATGGCTTCCTTTAGTATTGTTGGCGATTCCATCGCTAATCATTGGCTATATCCTTTACATGCCAATGCTTTTTGATGCTCCTTCATTATTAGGAAAGTCATTGTTTGTCTTACCAGAGCATAATGTTCTTGGTGAAATTGCTAAAGAAGTTTCTTCACCATGGAAAGAAGCGTTGCATTCAGTAACCACCTTAACTTTTTGGATTACTATAGCAGGAATATTGATCGCATGGGTTTGCTATATTGCTATGCCTCAAATACCTGTAATTTTGTCGCAAAGATTGTCCTGGTTGTATCGCATTCTTGTTAATAAATATGGGTTTGATGCCTTTAATAATCTTGTTTTTGTGCGTGGATCCAAAGCGCTTGGTCGCTTCTTTTATAATACAGGTGACCAAAAGCTTATTGATGGCATGATAGTGAATGGAACTGGTCGTACTGTAAGATGGTTTGCCCAAAAAGGACGTGCTATTCAAAGTGGTTATCTATACCATTATGCAACCGTAATGGTGTTTGGTCTGTTTATTTTCTTATGCTGGTTGTTACTAGGCTGA
- the nuoI gene encoding NADH-quinone oxidoreductase subunit NuoI, translated as MKQAYRYIKHYLRSFLLLELFTGLKLTGKYFFKKKITVQFPEEKTPLSPRFRGMLALRRYPNGEERCIACKLCEAVCPALAITIESEPREDGSRRTTRYDIDMFKCINCGLCEESCPVDSIVVTPIHHYHVSERGQNIMTKEKLLAVGDLMEKQLAADREADKEWR; from the coding sequence ATGAAACAAGCATACCGATACATTAAACACTATCTTCGCAGCTTTTTGCTTCTGGAGTTATTTACCGGTTTGAAATTAACTGGTAAGTACTTCTTTAAGAAAAAAATTACTGTGCAGTTTCCTGAAGAAAAAACACCATTATCTCCACGTTTCCGTGGGATGCTGGCTTTAAGACGTTATCCTAATGGTGAAGAGCGATGCATCGCTTGTAAGTTATGCGAAGCTGTATGCCCAGCTTTAGCGATTACCATTGAGTCTGAGCCACGTGAAGATGGTTCACGACGTACAACACGCTATGATATTGATATGTTCAAGTGTATCAACTGTGGCTTATGTGAAGAATCTTGTCCTGTTGATTCAATCGTTGTAACGCCAATTCATCATTATCATGTCAGTGAACGCGGTCAAAACATAATGACAAAAGAAAAATTGTTGGCTGTTGGTGATTTAATGGAAAAACAATTGGCCGCTGATCGAGAAGCCGATAAAGAATGGCGCTAA
- a CDS encoding pentapeptide repeat-containing protein — MPRIESDELVQLARKFDKIQSSDMLGSFFSNLDELEHRVHLKVNQILNTNFDPTLPLSKQDVAKQLKNFQEQLNLIFSLRIKAISQYRMLRDEEKIIVWTSYSKTTDANPNSSNKPLKPQMQFEIFEILSTYIEEKSSSNIHPILLADFFKLLSFPAGLNLLNKFRNHLQGGRIIEFQPDEDYVAAMVPETPSDAFAFQTQGSADKVKAFSGFDLDDLKSYYVKDPTAHSSHGTEPKKALEKVIVAIPKTQNMEIIFAKGTKQQIVYSISPSYRALYHELTHAHRSLKGSHKKKYAFPAHLGIFYSKNAEELWTINLGKTSEKALSRDDQLPERIGHFSITLYKENDHLTTSLNQEQVRRTEMKILACTIKAQLLSGKKDFIGIAYQGQNRPRQDRLEVDLSWQKGNFIFDKANALFFIMDSKLSNSSFRMANLLSSKFYRSELLNVDFTGSVLDSIELQNSNLSSSQLNKCNLLNASLSTGNFDGVQLTQAKVNNSKITNCSFLGANFSKSQISNTVFENVDFSGVILDDVLFNNVQFKNCRFTNAIASKMKMMHCSLEDVSFHYANMDQCSIDGELKSVDFVTASMNKCIVTNSLTGHSPSI; from the coding sequence ATGCCTCGTATTGAATCTGATGAGTTAGTACAACTTGCAAGAAAATTTGATAAAATTCAATCAAGTGATATGTTAGGCTCTTTCTTTTCTAATTTAGATGAACTTGAACACCGAGTTCATCTAAAAGTGAATCAAATATTAAATACAAATTTTGATCCGACATTACCATTAAGCAAACAAGATGTTGCTAAACAATTAAAAAATTTTCAAGAACAATTAAATTTAATTTTTTCATTAAGAATAAAAGCCATCTCCCAGTATAGAATGTTACGAGACGAGGAAAAAATTATTGTTTGGACTAGTTATTCAAAAACAACTGATGCAAATCCTAACTCCTCTAACAAACCGCTTAAACCGCAAATGCAGTTTGAAATATTTGAGATACTCAGCACCTACATAGAAGAAAAATCGTCCTCAAATATCCATCCTATTTTATTGGCTGATTTCTTTAAGTTATTAAGTTTTCCTGCAGGATTAAACTTGCTGAATAAATTTAGAAACCACCTTCAAGGTGGTAGGATTATTGAGTTTCAACCTGATGAGGATTATGTTGCAGCAATGGTACCTGAAACACCTTCGGATGCATTCGCCTTTCAAACACAAGGATCCGCTGACAAAGTTAAAGCATTCTCTGGATTTGATCTTGATGATTTGAAATCATATTATGTTAAAGATCCAACTGCTCACTCATCCCACGGCACCGAGCCAAAAAAAGCATTAGAAAAAGTGATAGTTGCAATTCCTAAAACCCAAAATATGGAAATTATTTTTGCAAAAGGTACTAAACAACAGATTGTATACTCCATTTCGCCTTCTTATCGTGCTCTTTATCACGAATTGACTCATGCCCATCGAAGTTTAAAAGGTAGTCATAAAAAGAAATATGCATTTCCTGCACATCTTGGTATTTTTTATAGCAAAAATGCTGAAGAATTATGGACAATCAATTTAGGAAAAACCAGTGAAAAAGCATTAAGTCGAGATGATCAGCTACCCGAACGAATAGGACATTTCTCAATTACGCTCTATAAAGAAAATGATCATCTAACAACCTCATTAAATCAGGAACAAGTCCGACGAACCGAAATGAAGATTCTCGCTTGTACCATTAAAGCTCAACTGCTTTCAGGAAAGAAAGATTTCATCGGCATTGCTTACCAAGGGCAGAATCGACCTCGTCAGGATCGCCTGGAAGTTGATTTAAGTTGGCAAAAAGGGAACTTTATTTTTGATAAGGCTAATGCGCTGTTTTTTATCATGGATTCTAAACTATCAAACAGCTCCTTTCGCATGGCAAATCTTTTATCGAGTAAATTTTATCGAAGTGAACTCCTGAATGTTGATTTCACTGGGAGCGTTCTTGACTCTATTGAACTACAAAATTCAAATCTAAGCTCTAGTCAATTGAATAAATGTAACCTGTTGAATGCTTCTCTAAGCACCGGCAATTTCGATGGGGTGCAATTGACACAAGCAAAAGTAAATAATTCTAAAATTACTAATTGCAGCTTTTTAGGCGCGAATTTTAGTAAGTCACAGATTAGTAATACTGTATTTGAGAATGTCGATTTTAGTGGGGTGATACTAGACGATGTACTTTTTAATAATGTGCAATTTAAGAACTGTAGATTTACTAATGCGATTGCCAGTAAAATGAAAATGATGCATTGTTCACTTGAAGATGTGAGCTTTCATTATGCGAACATGGATCAATGTTCAATTGACGGCGAATTGAAAAGTGTTGATTTTGTGACAGCTTCTATGAATAAATGCATCGTAACAAATTCACTAACAGGCCACTCACCATCTATTTAA
- a CDS encoding NADH-quinone oxidoreductase subunit M yields the protein MHHLLNLLIWLPIIGGVFVFLTGDDNNPNVSRYLALFTVLLTLIMCIPLVTGFDSNSYTMQFVDEYPWMPSLGINYSLGIDGLSLLLIVLSIFTNLIVILATWDSIHKRVAQYMAAFLIMQGFLVGVFASLDAIVFYIFWEATLIPMYLIIGIWGSDNRVYAAIKFFLYTFLGSVLMLASFLYMGYIVGSFKIETLYAIKLGMTAQTLIFIAFFLGFAIKIPMFPVHTWLPDAHTEAPAGGSIVLAAILLKLGAYGFIRFALPIVPDACSKYAMVMIALSLIAVVYVGLVAIIQQDMKRLIAYSSISHMGFVTLGCFAIFAIAHQSGIRNAALVLEGAIIIMISHAFVSSAMFAGVGFIYDRMHTRQVKDFGGIVNTMPIFASFFMLFAMANAGLPGTSGFVGEFMVILGAVKANFWIAFWAATTLIIGAAYTLWMYKRVIFGPVANDKVANLKDLTGFEISAYVLLALMVIGMGVYPKPILDYVHQSVSHTLAEANKSKL from the coding sequence ATGCATCATTTGCTCAATTTATTGATCTGGTTGCCTATCATCGGCGGTGTGTTTGTATTTCTCACTGGTGATGATAACAATCCTAATGTATCGCGTTATTTAGCTCTTTTTACAGTGTTATTAACGCTGATTATGTGCATTCCTTTGGTCACTGGATTTGATTCCAACTCCTATACAATGCAATTTGTTGATGAATATCCCTGGATGCCTAGTTTAGGTATTAACTATAGTCTTGGCATTGACGGATTGTCTTTATTACTTATTGTATTGAGCATATTCACTAATCTTATTGTTATTTTAGCCACTTGGGACAGCATTCATAAACGCGTAGCTCAATACATGGCAGCTTTTTTGATTATGCAAGGCTTCTTAGTCGGGGTTTTTGCCTCTCTTGATGCGATTGTTTTCTATATTTTCTGGGAAGCAACACTTATTCCAATGTATTTAATTATTGGTATTTGGGGATCAGATAATCGGGTTTATGCCGCGATTAAATTCTTCCTATATACCTTTTTAGGCTCTGTTCTCATGTTAGCCTCATTTTTATACATGGGGTATATTGTGGGTTCATTCAAAATTGAAACGCTTTATGCGATTAAGTTAGGAATGACAGCGCAAACGCTTATCTTTATTGCTTTCTTTCTTGGTTTTGCAATTAAGATTCCAATGTTTCCTGTACATACCTGGTTACCTGATGCGCACACTGAAGCTCCAGCTGGCGGCTCGATAGTATTAGCAGCTATTTTATTGAAGTTAGGTGCTTACGGGTTTATCCGGTTTGCATTACCAATAGTACCCGATGCATGTAGTAAATATGCAATGGTTATGATTGCGTTATCGTTAATAGCAGTAGTCTATGTCGGATTAGTTGCTATTATTCAGCAAGATATGAAGCGCTTGATTGCTTATTCCTCTATCTCACACATGGGATTTGTTACTTTAGGCTGTTTCGCAATTTTTGCTATTGCTCATCAATCCGGTATTCGCAATGCTGCTTTAGTACTTGAGGGTGCAATTATCATAATGATTTCACATGCCTTTGTTTCTAGTGCAATGTTTGCTGGAGTGGGTTTCATATACGATCGTATGCACACCAGACAAGTGAAAGATTTTGGTGGGATTGTGAATACTATGCCTATCTTCGCCTCATTTTTTATGCTGTTTGCTATGGCCAATGCTGGTTTACCCGGTACCTCAGGCTTTGTGGGCGAATTCATGGTTATTTTAGGGGCGGTCAAAGCTAATTTTTGGATAGCTTTTTGGGCTGCAACCACCCTTATTATTGGTGCCGCCTATACATTATGGATGTATAAGCGAGTAATTTTTGGGCCGGTTGCGAATGATAAAGTCGCTAACCTAAAAGACCTTACAGGCTTTGAGATCAGTGCTTATGTACTACTCGCTTTGATGGTAATAGGAATGGGCGTGTATCCAAAGCCCATACTGGATTATGTACATCAATCTGTGAGCCATACTTTGGCTGAAGCCAACAAATCAAAACTATAA
- the nuoK gene encoding NADH-quinone oxidoreductase subunit NuoK, with product MIPVNNYLILAAILFGLSLVGIMLNRKNVILLLVCIELMLLSVNTNFIAFSHYYGGVTGEVFVFFILTVAAAEAAIGLAIVMLLYRNRGNIDVDKMNHLKG from the coding sequence ATGATACCAGTAAATAACTATCTGATATTGGCTGCAATTTTGTTTGGATTAAGCTTAGTCGGCATCATGCTTAACCGTAAGAACGTCATATTGCTGTTGGTTTGTATCGAACTCATGTTGTTGTCGGTAAATACCAACTTTATCGCCTTTTCTCACTATTACGGGGGAGTCACTGGCGAGGTTTTTGTCTTCTTTATCTTAACCGTTGCTGCTGCCGAAGCGGCAATAGGTTTAGCCATTGTGATGTTGCTCTATCGTAATCGGGGCAATATTGATGTTGACAAGATGAATCATTTAAAAGGTTGA
- the nusA gene encoding transcription termination factor NusA produces MSKELLLVAEALSNEKGVSKDVVLQAIQAALESATRKLTDKDIGVRVKLDPRTGEYETFRYWEVVAEDELEFPERQLTLAQAKERSPSIEVGERIEEPMPSVEFGRIAAQTARQVIMQKVREAERQQVVDQFKNKLGQLIYGVVKKVTRDNIIIDLGGKAEAFMPRSEMLPNEMFRPNDRVRAYLYEIVPQARGPQLFVSRVRNEMLVELFRIEVPEIGENIIEIKAAAREPGNRAKIAVKTNDGRIDPVGACVGMRGARVQAVSSELGGERVDIILWDDNPAQLVINAMAPADISSIVVDEDTHTMDLAVQKEQLSQAIGRSGQNVRLASQLTGWTLNVMTIEEFNNKSLEESSKIINLFTSALEVDEEIANLLVANGFSSLEEVAYVPKEELLAIEEFDEEIVEELRNRANDILLTQALTSGQSLPGTPSESLLNMEGMTEALATNLAARGITTMDELAEQSVDELLDIKDMTEEKAAELIMKAREPWFQ; encoded by the coding sequence ATGAGCAAAGAATTGTTATTAGTTGCTGAGGCATTATCTAATGAAAAAGGTGTAAGTAAGGATGTTGTGTTGCAAGCCATCCAAGCGGCACTTGAATCTGCTACTCGTAAGCTCACAGATAAAGATATTGGTGTAAGAGTAAAATTGGATCCTCGAACTGGTGAGTATGAAACATTCCGTTATTGGGAAGTAGTTGCTGAGGATGAGTTAGAATTTCCAGAAAGACAATTGACACTTGCTCAAGCAAAAGAGCGCTCTCCCTCAATAGAAGTTGGTGAACGTATTGAAGAGCCTATGCCTTCTGTGGAGTTTGGCCGAATTGCTGCACAAACTGCTCGCCAAGTGATTATGCAAAAAGTTCGAGAAGCTGAAAGACAACAAGTAGTCGACCAGTTTAAAAACAAATTGGGACAACTAATTTATGGTGTAGTGAAGAAAGTCACACGCGATAATATTATTATCGACTTGGGCGGGAAAGCAGAAGCGTTTATGCCACGTAGTGAAATGCTTCCGAACGAAATGTTTAGACCTAATGATCGTGTACGTGCTTACCTTTATGAGATCGTGCCACAGGCAAGAGGTCCGCAACTTTTTGTTAGCCGAGTTCGTAATGAAATGCTAGTTGAGCTCTTCCGCATTGAAGTACCAGAAATTGGTGAAAACATCATTGAAATCAAAGCGGCTGCTCGGGAGCCAGGTAATCGCGCTAAAATTGCTGTCAAAACAAATGACGGACGAATCGATCCAGTGGGTGCTTGCGTAGGTATGCGTGGTGCACGTGTTCAAGCAGTGTCCAGCGAATTAGGTGGAGAGCGCGTAGATATTATTTTATGGGATGATAATCCTGCACAATTGGTAATCAACGCAATGGCTCCTGCGGATATTTCATCGATTGTTGTTGATGAAGATACACATACTATGGACTTGGCAGTTCAAAAAGAACAGTTATCGCAAGCCATTGGACGTAGTGGTCAAAATGTTAGATTAGCAAGTCAGCTCACAGGTTGGACTTTAAACGTGATGACTATTGAAGAGTTCAACAATAAAAGCCTGGAAGAGTCGAGCAAAATTATTAATTTGTTTACTTCGGCATTAGAAGTCGATGAAGAAATTGCAAATCTTCTGGTCGCAAATGGTTTTTCTTCATTGGAAGAGGTTGCCTACGTACCTAAAGAGGAATTGTTGGCAATTGAGGAATTTGATGAAGAAATTGTGGAAGAGTTACGAAATCGTGCTAACGATATTTTGTTAACTCAGGCTTTAACGTCTGGTCAAAGTTTACCAGGAACTCCTTCCGAATCATTGCTAAATATGGAAGGCATGACGGAAGCCCTGGCTACTAATTTGGCAGC
- a CDS encoding NADH-quinone oxidoreductase subunit J, whose product MHDLLVQIVFYIFAGLALLSAVMVITQNNPVRCVLFLVVTFFASAVLWIIAEAEFLALILVLVYVGAVMTLFLFVVMMLNIDVESMKSHFVRYLPFGLILVALLTGLLLVAIPEESFNKAVETTAHATATSVDDENYVAPLKAVSNTEEIGLVLYTDYVFAFEIAAVLLLVAIVSAITLAHRGAIRSKRQDITKQIMTRHEDRVELIKMKSEK is encoded by the coding sequence ATGCATGACTTATTGGTACAAATAGTTTTCTATATCTTTGCTGGACTAGCACTGCTGTCTGCTGTGATGGTTATTACTCAAAATAACCCTGTTCGCTGTGTTCTATTCTTAGTGGTAACGTTTTTTGCAAGCGCTGTACTATGGATTATTGCTGAGGCTGAATTTTTAGCACTGATTTTAGTACTTGTGTATGTCGGGGCAGTAATGACATTATTTTTATTCGTGGTCATGATGCTAAATATCGATGTTGAATCGATGAAGTCGCATTTTGTTCGTTATCTGCCCTTTGGTTTGATATTAGTAGCATTACTGACAGGCCTACTACTCGTGGCAATTCCCGAAGAATCATTTAACAAAGCAGTTGAGACTACAGCGCACGCAACAGCAACAAGTGTAGACGATGAAAATTATGTCGCGCCTTTAAAGGCAGTCTCTAATACTGAAGAAATCGGCTTGGTTCTTTACACCGATTACGTCTTTGCTTTTGAAATTGCGGCAGTATTGCTATTGGTAGCGATTGTCTCTGCCATTACTCTTGCTCATCGAGGAGCTATTCGCTCCAAGCGTCAAGATATTACCAAGCAAATCATGACGCGCCATGAGGATAGAGTTGAACTTATTAAAATGAAATCAGAGAAATAA
- the nuoN gene encoding NADH-quinone oxidoreductase subunit NuoN — protein MTVLLENLHIALPEMIVLITACVALLADLFLRDRFASIAFVIAEIGLILAAAVSFLFLGSFKVTILGGLFISDDIAQLMKLFIYLTVFLCFLYSRHYIDERQIPSGDYYILGLFSTLGMMVLVSAHSLLTIYLGLELLSLPLYAMTAIRRTNSDAAEAAMKYFVMGAIASGMLLYGLSLLYGATGKLDLMDIANAVAANWQQQNTLLSFALVFILAGVGFKLAATPFHMWAPDVYQGAPTSVTLFLSAAPKIAALGMAFRILTIGLPDASVQWQQILIVMALLSTGLGNILAITQSNIKRLLAYSAISHIGYALFGLLTATTAGYAAALYYILVYSIMTVAAFGLIVLLSKNGIEVEAVDDLKGLNKRNPWIAFMMLIVMFSMAGVPPTVGFFTKLLVLKALVDVHLTWVAVLGLIFAVIGAYYYVRIVKVMYFDDAVDSTPVQLSAPMNLIFSANSLSLLLLGIFPAGLINACLSAFS, from the coding sequence ATGACAGTATTATTAGAGAATCTACACATTGCTTTGCCTGAAATGATTGTGCTAATTACAGCCTGTGTTGCCTTGCTGGCCGATCTATTTTTACGTGATCGCTTTGCTTCGATTGCATTTGTTATTGCAGAGATTGGTCTTATCTTGGCTGCTGCAGTTAGCTTTTTATTTCTTGGTAGTTTTAAGGTAACAATCTTAGGTGGTCTATTCATTAGCGATGATATCGCTCAGCTTATGAAGTTATTTATCTATTTAACTGTCTTTCTGTGTTTCTTATATTCAAGGCACTATATTGACGAACGTCAAATCCCATCGGGTGACTATTATATTCTCGGTTTGTTTTCGACTTTAGGGATGATGGTTCTTGTTTCAGCACACTCACTATTAACCATTTATCTTGGGCTAGAATTACTTTCATTGCCTCTTTACGCAATGACAGCAATTCGACGCACCAATAGTGATGCAGCAGAAGCAGCGATGAAATACTTTGTCATGGGGGCTATTGCCTCAGGTATGCTGTTGTATGGTTTATCGTTATTATATGGTGCTACTGGTAAGCTCGATTTAATGGACATAGCTAATGCTGTAGCTGCAAATTGGCAACAACAAAATACGCTCTTGTCCTTTGCTCTGGTATTTATTTTAGCGGGTGTTGGTTTTAAATTAGCTGCTACCCCGTTTCATATGTGGGCACCAGATGTTTACCAAGGTGCACCTACATCAGTGACTCTATTCCTAAGTGCTGCACCAAAAATTGCAGCGCTGGGTATGGCCTTCCGTATTCTCACGATAGGCCTTCCTGATGCCTCAGTACAATGGCAGCAAATATTGATTGTTATGGCCCTACTATCTACAGGATTGGGTAATATTTTGGCAATTACGCAATCCAATATTAAGCGTCTATTAGCTTACTCTGCAATTTCTCATATTGGTTATGCTCTATTTGGTTTATTGACTGCCACTACTGCAGGCTATGCCGCAGCGCTTTATTATATACTTGTTTATTCTATTATGACGGTGGCTGCCTTCGGATTAATTGTGTTGCTCTCCAAAAATGGGATTGAGGTGGAAGCAGTAGATGACTTAAAAGGGCTAAATAAACGTAATCCCTGGATTGCATTTATGATGCTAATCGTCATGTTTTCCATGGCCGGTGTACCACCAACCGTAGGATTTTTTACGAAGTTATTGGTATTAAAGGCACTTGTTGATGTCCATCTGACATGGGTTGCTGTGTTGGGCTTAATCTTTGCGGTTATTGGTGCTTACTACTATGTTCGTATCGTTAAAGTAATGTACTTTGATGATGCAGTTGACAGTACCCCAGTACAACTATCAGCCCCAATGAATTTAATTTTCTCCGCAAACAGTTTATCACTGCTATTGTTGGGAATATTCCCAGCCGGATTAATTAATGCTTGTTTGAGTGCATTTTCCTAA